AAATAGATTATGACAAGGTTGAAATGATACATGGACTTGATATAACTATCTGTACAACTGCGAAAACAGATGAAGAAGCTTTAGCTTTATTAAAAGAATTTGGTATGCCATACAGAAAATAAGGAGGAATCGTGGCAAAAAAGAGTAAAATAGAAAAAACAAAATATCCACCTAAGTTTAAAGTCAGAGTCAGGAATCGTTGTAAGATTTGTGGACGTTCAAGAGGATATTTAAGGGATTTCGGTGTTTGCAGAATTTGTTTTAGATTTTTAGCCAACTCAGGGAAAATCCCTGGAGTTGTAAAAGCAAGCTGGTAAAGGGGTGATAGGATGATAACTGATCCAATCTCAGATATGCTAACTCGAATTAGAAATGCAATAAGAGTAAAGACAGATAAGGTAGATATTCCCGCTTCAAGAATGAAAATTGAAATTGCCAAAATTCTAAAGGAAGAGGGTTTTATTAAGTCTTACAAAATAATTAAAGATAAAAAACAGGGTATTATAAGAATAAATCTTAAATATGCAGCAGAAGGAGATTCTATAATTTCAAACCTTGAAAGAATTAGTAAACCAGGCAAAAGAGTATATGTTAGTAAAAATGAAATTCCACATGTAATGGGAGGACTTGGAATAGCTATATTGACCACTTCCCATGGCATCATGACTGATAAAGAATGCCGACAGAAAGGGGTCGGTGGCGAAGTAATATGCTATATATGGTAGAGGTGATAGAATGTCAAGAATAGGAAGGAAACCAATTCAATTACCCGATAATGTCGATGTAAAAGTAGAAAATAGAGAAGTAATTGTTAAGGGTCCAAAAGGTCAGTTAGATTATAGATTACCCGATGGAATAGGAATAAACATTGACAATAAAACTCTGCTTGTTAC
This sequence is a window from Thermodesulfovibrio thiophilus DSM 17215. Protein-coding genes within it:
- a CDS encoding type Z 30S ribosomal protein S14 encodes the protein MAKKSKIEKTKYPPKFKVRVRNRCKICGRSRGYLRDFGVCRICFRFLANSGKIPGVVKASW
- the rpsH gene encoding 30S ribosomal protein S8 is translated as MITDPISDMLTRIRNAIRVKTDKVDIPASRMKIEIAKILKEEGFIKSYKIIKDKKQGIIRINLKYAAEGDSIISNLERISKPGKRVYVSKNEIPHVMGGLGIAILTTSHGIMTDKECRQKGVGGEVICYIW